Proteins encoded in a region of the Streptomyces sp. NBC_00310 genome:
- a CDS encoding tetratricopeptide repeat protein: MSGGSAGEASGGRSVEASGERAVAAGRDIRQVATGDFVTQVERANVLPAEALAPGAVTGPVRYLPRRTVQFVGRERELALLEEAFEAPGGVVVHAVHGLGGVGKSTLAVEWAAGRGVDVNPVWWIAAESPAQLDAGLADLGRALTPALAGTLPEAALRERTLQWLSAHGGWLLVLDNVDDPADIEPLLARAANGRFLVTTRRGATSWRGIGRTLDLDVLRLDEAVELFTRIHAGPADGVEELCAELGCLPLAIDQAAAYCREAGITPRTYLGLLARRPATLYATGPEGGDAQRTLARVWRVTLDRLADTPRVAMLLQILSWWGSEGIPREYVELPGDPLDATEAIRRLAAHSMITLGDGTISVHRLVQAVTRTTDPGDPHRVEAQTAGGRRVAVQLLNLAASRWDQAVDERDMRGLLGPGRRVWATHVEALAARYPAERDTADTAMLFARAGMLLALSEPGPRAVALCERALGAALHANGPDDEETRIAREALAEVCLMTGNVDRALELRIRTLADCERLFGPDHQDTVGARSNLAGTLAEADEQTRALGATFAHAREAERALGEDRSRADDARGVPRATPTTNSSADGAGHAVWSLSGSPDHDPEDPVQVLALARTAAEEGDSQRAVALAEAAVALSRRQLGVTSPVTLLVRAYQVVLLRGAGEDERAEELAAGVSDDALRSLGNSKLGRNVRRLVAGPPPDEAP, from the coding sequence GTGAGTGGTGGATCGGCGGGGGAGGCGTCCGGCGGGCGTTCGGTCGAGGCCTCGGGGGAGCGGGCCGTCGCGGCCGGGCGGGACATCCGGCAGGTGGCCACCGGGGACTTCGTCACGCAGGTCGAGCGGGCGAACGTACTGCCCGCCGAGGCGCTCGCACCCGGAGCGGTGACCGGGCCGGTGCGGTATCTGCCCCGGCGGACCGTGCAGTTCGTCGGGCGGGAACGTGAACTCGCCCTGCTGGAAGAGGCGTTCGAGGCGCCCGGCGGGGTCGTGGTGCACGCCGTGCACGGGCTCGGTGGCGTCGGAAAGTCCACCCTGGCGGTGGAGTGGGCCGCAGGTCGGGGCGTCGACGTCAACCCCGTCTGGTGGATCGCCGCCGAGTCCCCGGCCCAGCTGGACGCGGGCCTCGCCGACCTCGGCCGGGCCCTGACGCCCGCGCTGGCCGGCACGCTCCCGGAGGCCGCCCTCCGGGAACGTACGCTCCAGTGGCTGTCCGCCCATGGCGGCTGGCTCCTCGTCCTCGACAACGTCGACGACCCCGCCGACATCGAGCCGCTGCTCGCGCGGGCGGCGAACGGCCGGTTCCTCGTCACCACCCGCCGGGGAGCGACAAGTTGGCGCGGGATCGGGCGGACGCTGGACCTGGATGTTCTGCGACTCGACGAGGCCGTGGAGCTGTTCACCCGCATCCACGCCGGACCGGCCGACGGGGTCGAGGAGTTGTGCGCCGAACTGGGCTGTCTGCCGCTGGCGATCGACCAGGCCGCCGCGTACTGCCGCGAGGCGGGGATCACGCCCCGGACGTACCTGGGTCTCCTCGCCCGGCGCCCGGCGACCCTGTACGCCACCGGCCCGGAGGGCGGTGACGCGCAGCGGACCCTCGCACGGGTCTGGCGGGTGACCCTCGACCGGCTCGCGGACACGCCGAGGGTGGCGATGCTGCTGCAGATCCTCTCCTGGTGGGGTTCGGAAGGGATCCCCCGCGAGTACGTCGAGCTGCCCGGCGACCCGCTGGACGCCACCGAGGCGATCCGGCGGCTGGCCGCACACAGCATGATCACCCTGGGGGACGGGACGATCTCGGTGCACCGACTGGTGCAGGCGGTGACCCGCACGACGGATCCCGGGGATCCGCACCGGGTGGAGGCCCAGACCGCCGGGGGGCGCCGGGTCGCCGTCCAACTGCTGAACCTGGCCGCGTCCCGGTGGGATCAGGCAGTCGACGAGCGCGACATGAGGGGCCTGCTCGGACCCGGGAGACGGGTCTGGGCGACGCATGTGGAGGCTTTGGCCGCGCGGTATCCGGCGGAGCGGGACACGGCGGACACCGCGATGCTCTTCGCCAGAGCCGGCATGCTGCTCGCGCTGAGCGAACCCGGTCCGCGCGCCGTGGCGCTGTGCGAGCGGGCGCTCGGCGCCGCGCTGCACGCCAACGGACCGGACGACGAAGAGACCAGGATCGCGCGGGAGGCCCTGGCCGAGGTCTGCTTGATGACCGGGAACGTCGACCGGGCCCTGGAACTGAGGATCCGGACGTTGGCCGACTGCGAGCGTCTCTTCGGCCCCGACCACCAGGACACGGTCGGAGCGCGGAGCAATCTGGCCGGCACGCTGGCGGAGGCGGACGAACAGACGCGCGCTCTCGGGGCGACCTTCGCGCACGCCCGGGAGGCGGAGCGTGCCCTGGGCGAGGACCGATCGCGTGCGGATGACGCGCGCGGGGTGCCCCGCGCGACGCCGACGACCAACTCCTCCGCCGACGGGGCAGGACACGCGGTCTGGTCCCTCAGCGGGTCCCCGGACCACGATCCGGAAGACCCCGTGCAGGTGCTGGCTCTGGCCCGCACCGCAGCCGAGGAAGGTGACTCCCAGCGGGCCGTCGCCCTGGCCGAAGCCGCCGTCGCGCTGTCCCGCCGTCAGCTGGGCGTCACCTCGCCCGTGACCCTCCTCGTCCGCGCCTACCAGGTCGTGCTGCTGCGCGGGGCCGGGGAGGACGAACGCGCCGAGGAACTGGCGGCCGGCGTGAGCGACGACGCCCTGCGTTCGCTCGGCAACTCGAAACTCGGCAGGAACGTGCGTCGGCTCGTTGCCGGGCCCCCTCCGGACGAAGCGCCCTGA
- a CDS encoding SgcJ/EcaC family oxidoreductase — MTRKNRIRAAIVTAAAVVTAATITAGVGTAGAEATPKKPSKKEIAALFDGWNKSLRTGDAKKVADRYAKDAVLLPTVSNKVRTNRAGIVDYFNHFLENKPQGKKIQTIINVLDSNSAIDTGTYAFTLTDPKTGKKRVVEARYTYEYEKRNGVWKIVNHHSSAMPEG; from the coding sequence ATGACCCGCAAGAACCGCATACGCGCCGCCATCGTCACAGCCGCCGCCGTCGTCACCGCGGCCACCATCACCGCCGGAGTCGGCACGGCCGGTGCCGAGGCCACGCCGAAGAAGCCCTCCAAGAAGGAGATCGCGGCGCTCTTCGACGGCTGGAACAAGTCGCTGCGGACCGGCGACGCGAAGAAGGTGGCGGACCGGTACGCGAAGGACGCGGTGCTCCTGCCGACCGTCTCCAACAAGGTCCGCACCAACCGTGCCGGCATCGTCGACTACTTCAACCACTTCCTGGAGAACAAGCCCCAGGGCAAGAAGATCCAGACGATCATCAACGTGCTCGACAGCAACTCCGCGATCGACACCGGTACGTACGCTTTCACGCTCACCGACCCGAAGACCGGCAAGAAGCGTGTCGTCGAGGCCCGCTACACGTACGAGTACGAGAAGCGGAACGGCGTGTGGAAGATCGTGAACCACCACTCGTCGGCGATGCCCGAGGGCTGA
- a CDS encoding HAMP domain-containing sensor histidine kinase, with protein sequence MIRQLLRSYVVLVAVAIALFTVPVAFTLTSQLRGDTVSSVGREAETMARLLGNGDDASCEALKRLAKAYEPAEVRVQVATTNGCTPKDLTAPARDRALTEALRDGERTEDWGSDFIWGKHLVVTVPARDATTGDVVGAVRVVFSTDHLTSRLWQIWGFRAGLAVLVLVAAAVIGVFVARRLTRPLLQLNEMASKLSDGDLTARSPVTGPQETQTLARTLNQAGERLDTLIASQRIFVADASHQLRTPLTALRLSLDNIADGTDDEFVREDVEQATAEVVRMSRLVNGLLVLARAEAKVTAAEPLSLRDVIQERLDVWRPAADERGVTITLRGSADGRPLVLASPGHLDQVLDNVLSNALEVSPDGAAITVLVEPRGDEVVLSVLDEGPGMSDAEKSRAFDRFWRGQGLTGRSGSGLGLAVVKQLVTDDGGTVALKDAPGGGLRVALTLRAARPGGG encoded by the coding sequence ATGATCCGTCAGCTGCTTCGCAGTTACGTCGTTCTCGTCGCCGTCGCGATCGCGCTGTTCACCGTCCCGGTGGCGTTCACGCTCACCTCGCAGTTGCGGGGCGACACCGTCAGTTCCGTCGGGCGCGAGGCCGAGACCATGGCCCGTCTGCTGGGCAACGGCGACGACGCCTCCTGCGAGGCGTTGAAACGGCTGGCCAAGGCGTACGAACCCGCCGAGGTCAGGGTCCAGGTGGCCACTACCAACGGGTGTACGCCGAAGGACCTGACCGCACCCGCCCGCGACAGGGCGCTGACCGAGGCGCTGCGGGACGGCGAGAGGACGGAGGACTGGGGTTCGGACTTCATCTGGGGCAAGCACCTGGTGGTCACCGTTCCCGCCCGCGACGCGACGACGGGCGATGTGGTCGGCGCCGTACGCGTCGTCTTCTCCACCGACCACCTCACGTCCCGTCTGTGGCAGATCTGGGGCTTCCGGGCGGGGCTGGCCGTGCTGGTCCTCGTGGCGGCGGCGGTCATCGGTGTCTTCGTGGCCCGCCGGCTGACCCGCCCCCTCCTGCAGCTCAACGAGATGGCGAGCAAGCTCAGCGACGGCGACCTGACGGCACGCTCCCCCGTGACGGGCCCCCAGGAGACGCAGACCCTGGCGCGCACGCTGAACCAGGCGGGCGAACGCCTGGACACGCTGATCGCGTCGCAGCGCATCTTCGTCGCGGACGCCTCGCACCAACTGCGTACCCCCCTGACGGCGTTGCGGCTGTCCCTGGACAACATCGCGGACGGCACGGACGACGAGTTCGTACGGGAGGACGTGGAGCAGGCCACCGCCGAGGTGGTCCGGATGAGCCGCTTGGTCAACGGCCTGCTGGTGCTGGCGCGGGCCGAGGCGAAGGTGACGGCGGCGGAACCGCTGTCCCTGCGCGACGTCATCCAGGAACGCCTCGACGTGTGGAGACCGGCCGCCGACGAGCGTGGAGTCACCATCACGCTCAGGGGGAGTGCCGACGGCCGGCCGCTTGTGCTGGCCAGTCCCGGTCATCTGGACCAGGTCCTGGACAACGTGCTGTCCAACGCCCTGGAGGTCTCACCGGACGGTGCGGCCATCACGGTCCTGGTGGAGCCGCGGGGCGATGAGGTGGTGCTGTCGGTGCTGGACGAGGGGCCCGGTATGTCGGACGCCGAGAAGTCCCGCGCCTTCGACCGCTTCTGGCGCGGTCAGGGCCTCACCGGGAGGTCCGGTTCGGGCCTCGGCCTCGCCGTCGTCAAGCAACTCGTCACCGACGACGGCGGAACCGTGGCCCTCAAGGACGCGCCCGGGGGCGGGCTGCGCGTCGCGCTCACGCTGCGTGCGGCGCGGCCCGGGGGTGGCTGA
- a CDS encoding response regulator transcription factor, whose product MRVLLVEDDEPVAESLRRGLLRYGFAVEWVNTGGAALSYDGPYDVVLLDLGLPDTDGLDVCKALRDRSQVPIIVISARSDETDRVVGLELGADDYVSKPFGVREVIARIRAVMRRVQPRAADAPSGPDRYGTRLTVDRKAARVHLDGTEVGLAPKEYDLLAFLTEEPGALMSREQIMEAVWDANWFGPTKTLDVHVAALRRKLAGAITIEAVRGVGFRLIVNEGETVKDVKDADVKGAAVEDAAVKGAEGSGAS is encoded by the coding sequence GTGCGCGTACTTCTGGTGGAAGACGACGAGCCGGTCGCCGAGTCGCTGCGGCGTGGGCTCCTGCGGTACGGCTTCGCGGTGGAGTGGGTCAACACGGGCGGGGCGGCGCTGTCGTACGACGGCCCGTACGACGTCGTCCTCCTCGACCTCGGCCTGCCCGACACCGACGGCCTCGACGTCTGCAAGGCCCTGCGGGACCGCAGCCAGGTGCCGATCATCGTGATCAGCGCCCGCAGCGACGAGACGGACCGCGTGGTCGGCCTGGAGCTCGGCGCCGACGACTACGTCTCCAAGCCGTTCGGCGTACGCGAGGTGATCGCCCGCATAAGGGCGGTGATGCGCCGCGTGCAGCCGCGCGCCGCGGACGCGCCCTCCGGGCCCGACCGCTACGGCACTCGTCTCACCGTCGACCGCAAGGCCGCGCGCGTCCACCTCGACGGTACGGAGGTGGGGCTCGCCCCCAAGGAGTACGACCTCCTCGCCTTCCTCACCGAGGAGCCGGGGGCGCTGATGTCGCGCGAGCAGATCATGGAGGCGGTCTGGGACGCGAACTGGTTCGGGCCGACGAAGACGCTGGACGTCCACGTGGCGGCGCTGCGGCGGAAGCTGGCGGGGGCGATCACGATCGAGGCGGTGCGGGGTGTGGGGTTCCGGCTGATCGTGAACGAGGGCGAGACCGTCAAGGACGTCAAGGACGCTGACGTCAAGGGCGCTGCCGTCGAGGACGCTGCCGTCAAGGGCGCTGAGGGCTCAGGCGCCTCATGA
- a CDS encoding aspartate kinase, whose translation MGLVVQKYGGSSVADAEGIKRVAKRIVEAKKNGHQVVVVVSAMGDTTDELIDLAEQVSPMPAGREFDMLLTAGERISMALLAMAIKNLGHEAQSFTGSQAGVITDSVHNKARIIDVTPGRIRTALDEGNIAIVAGFQGVSADKKDITTLGRGGSDTTAVALAAALDAEVCEIYTDVDGVFTADPRVVKKAKKIDWISSEDMLELAASGSKVLLHRCVEYARRYNIPIHVRSSFSGLPGTWVSNEKPESQGDHKVEHAIISGVAHDVSEAKVTVVGVPDKPGEAAAIFRAIADAEVNIDMVVQNVSAVTTGLTDISFTLPKTEGRKAIDALEKNKAGIGFDSLRYDDQIGKISLVGAGMKTNPGVTASFFEALSDAGVNIELISTSEIRISVVTRADDVPEAVRAVHTAFGLDSDSDEAVVYGGTGR comes from the coding sequence GTGGGCCTTGTCGTGCAGAAGTACGGAGGCTCCTCCGTAGCCGATGCCGAGGGCATCAAGCGCGTCGCCAAGCGGATCGTGGAAGCGAAGAAGAACGGCCACCAGGTGGTCGTCGTCGTTTCCGCGATGGGCGACACGACGGACGAGCTGATCGATCTCGCCGAGCAGGTGTCACCGATGCCTGCCGGGCGTGAGTTCGACATGCTGCTGACCGCCGGAGAGCGTATCTCCATGGCACTGCTGGCCATGGCGATCAAAAACCTGGGTCACGAGGCCCAGTCGTTCACCGGCAGCCAGGCAGGCGTCATCACCGACTCGGTCCACAACAAAGCCCGGATCATCGACGTCACGCCCGGCCGGATCCGTACGGCGCTGGACGAGGGCAACATCGCCATCGTCGCCGGATTCCAGGGCGTCAGCGCGGACAAGAAGGACATCACCACCCTCGGCCGCGGCGGGTCGGACACGACCGCCGTCGCGCTGGCCGCCGCGCTGGACGCGGAGGTCTGTGAGATCTACACCGACGTCGACGGCGTCTTCACCGCCGACCCGCGGGTCGTGAAGAAGGCGAAGAAGATCGACTGGATCTCCTCCGAGGACATGCTCGAACTGGCCGCGTCCGGTTCGAAGGTGCTGCTCCACCGCTGCGTCGAGTACGCCCGCCGCTACAACATCCCGATCCACGTCCGCTCGTCCTTCTCCGGACTGCCGGGCACCTGGGTCAGCAACGAGAAGCCAGAGTCGCAAGGGGACCACAAGGTGGAGCACGCCATCATCTCCGGAGTCGCCCACGACGTCTCCGAGGCCAAGGTCACGGTCGTCGGCGTCCCGGACAAGCCGGGCGAGGCCGCCGCGATCTTCCGCGCCATCGCGGACGCCGAGGTCAACATCGACATGGTGGTCCAGAACGTCTCCGCCGTGACGACCGGTCTGACGGACATCTCCTTCACCCTCCCCAAGACCGAGGGCCGCAAGGCCATCGACGCCCTGGAGAAGAACAAGGCGGGCATCGGCTTCGACTCGCTGCGCTACGACGACCAGATCGGCAAGATCTCCCTGGTCGGCGCGGGGATGAAGACCAACCCGGGCGTCACCGCCTCCTTCTTCGAGGCGCTCAGCGACGCGGGCGTGAACATCGAGCTCATCTCGACCTCCGAGATCCGCATCTCGGTCGTCACCCGCGCCGACGACGTCCCCGAGGCCGTGCGCGCCGTGCACACCGCCTTCGGACTCGACTCCGACAGCGACGAGGCCGTCGTCTACGGGGGTACCGGACGATGA
- a CDS encoding aspartate-semialdehyde dehydrogenase: MRAVDAGRTGRPTLAVVGATGAVGTVMLQILSHRADIWGEIRLIASPRSAGRKLAVRGEQVEVTGLTEGAEDVFDGVDVALFDVPDEVAAHWAPIAASKGAVVVDNSGAFRMDPEVPLVVPEVNAHAARVRPRGIIANPNCTTLSMIVALGALHAEFGLRELVASSYQAVSGAGRAGVETLRQQIALVAGTELGTRPGDVRRAVGDNTGPFPEPVALNVVPWAGSLRADGWSSEEMKVRDETRKILGLPKLPVAVTCVRVPVVTAHSLTLHARFESEVTVAKAREILATAPGVVLFDEPGAGEFPTPADVVGTDPTWVGRVRRALDDPTALELFVCGDNLRKGSALNTAQIAELVAAERA, encoded by the coding sequence TTGAGGGCCGTCGATGCCGGGCGCACCGGCAGGCCGACGCTCGCGGTCGTGGGCGCGACCGGTGCCGTCGGCACGGTCATGCTCCAGATCCTGTCCCACCGGGCCGACATCTGGGGCGAGATCCGTCTGATCGCCTCCCCGCGCTCGGCCGGCCGCAAGCTGGCCGTGCGCGGGGAGCAGGTCGAGGTGACGGGTCTGACCGAGGGCGCCGAGGACGTCTTCGACGGGGTCGACGTCGCCCTGTTCGACGTACCGGACGAGGTGGCGGCGCACTGGGCGCCGATCGCCGCCTCCAAGGGCGCGGTCGTGGTGGACAACTCGGGCGCCTTCCGAATGGACCCGGAGGTGCCCCTCGTCGTCCCCGAGGTCAATGCGCACGCCGCCCGGGTCCGGCCGCGCGGGATCATCGCCAACCCCAACTGCACGACCCTCTCCATGATCGTGGCGCTCGGCGCGCTGCACGCCGAGTTCGGGCTGCGCGAGCTGGTGGCCTCCTCGTACCAGGCGGTCAGCGGCGCGGGCCGGGCCGGCGTGGAGACCCTGCGGCAGCAGATCGCCCTGGTCGCCGGTACGGAACTGGGGACCAGGCCCGGTGACGTACGGCGGGCCGTGGGCGACAACACCGGGCCGTTCCCCGAGCCGGTGGCGCTGAACGTGGTGCCGTGGGCCGGGTCGCTCCGCGCGGACGGCTGGTCGTCGGAGGAGATGAAGGTGCGGGACGAGACCCGCAAGATCCTCGGACTGCCGAAGCTGCCCGTCGCCGTGACCTGCGTACGGGTGCCGGTCGTCACCGCGCACTCCCTCACCCTGCACGCCCGCTTCGAGAGCGAGGTCACGGTCGCCAAGGCGCGTGAGATCCTCGCCACCGCCCCCGGGGTCGTCCTCTTCGACGAACCGGGCGCGGGGGAGTTCCCCACCCCCGCGGATGTGGTCGGCACCGACCCGACCTGGGTCGGACGCGTACGCCGGGCCCTCGACGACCCGACCGCCCTCGAACTCTTCGTCTGCGGCGACAACCTGCGCAAGGGCTCCGCCCTGAACACGGCCCAGATCGCGGAACTGGTGGCGGCGGAGCGGGCGTAG
- a CDS encoding SigE family RNA polymerase sigma factor, producing the protein MAEVLDFTAVQTRGTALRPPRRPRLPGSAGGMPVIAPMPAARPTRIPNQRDGADDTSTVPASGTTVDHLTETYRAHYRSLLGLAALLLDDTASCEDVVQEAFIRVHSARKRVRDPEKTLAYLRQTVVNLSRSALRRRILGLKLLSKPMPDMASAEEGAYDLLERDSLIKAMKGLQRRQREVLVLRYFADMTEAQVAETLGISLGSVKAYGSRGIAALRVAMEAPA; encoded by the coding sequence GTGGCAGAGGTACTCGATTTCACCGCGGTACAGACGAGGGGCACCGCCCTTCGTCCACCCCGCCGTCCCCGCTTGCCCGGTTCGGCCGGCGGCATGCCGGTGATCGCGCCGATGCCCGCGGCGCGGCCGACCCGCATACCCAATCAGCGCGACGGCGCGGACGACACGTCGACGGTGCCGGCCTCCGGTACGACGGTCGACCATCTCACCGAGACCTATCGCGCTCACTACCGCTCGCTTCTCGGCCTCGCGGCGCTCCTCCTCGACGACACCGCCTCCTGCGAGGACGTCGTCCAGGAGGCGTTCATCCGCGTGCACTCGGCGCGCAAGCGCGTCCGTGACCCGGAGAAGACGCTCGCCTATCTCCGCCAGACGGTCGTGAACCTCTCGCGCTCCGCACTGCGCCGCCGCATTCTCGGTCTGAAGCTGCTGTCGAAGCCGATGCCCGACATGGCGAGCGCGGAGGAGGGCGCGTACGACCTGCTGGAGCGCGACTCCCTCATCAAGGCGATGAAGGGGCTCCAGCGTCGGCAGCGCGAGGTCCTCGTGCTGCGCTACTTCGCCGACATGACCGAGGCCCAGGTCGCCGAGACCCTCGGCATATCGCTGGGTTCGGTCAAGGCGTACGGCTCCCGGGGCATCGCGGCACTGCGCGTCGCCATGGAGGCGCCGGCATGA
- a CDS encoding SURF1 family protein — protein sequence MYRFLLTPRWWGIHVFVLLAIPFCVFMGSWQLSRFEDRMQDHRAATERIDPADRAPARPLDELLPVDKETSGEPATVTGRYGEQLLVPNREVDGRTGYYVLTLLRTDEGKALPVVRGWLPGTADPDRAPAAPSGEVTVTGSLQASETPGSNGVPVQGGLPAGQTSAISAATLVNLVPDDLYDAWITLDKADSGMKAVPATTPQGSGLDLKAFQNLGYTGEWFVFAGFVVFMWFRLVRREVEFLRDAELGLLPATDQSDDNRTDESRAEESRTEENRTDENLPDEEAASEGHPDENRSREAEPAQ from the coding sequence GTGTACCGGTTTCTGCTGACGCCCCGATGGTGGGGGATCCACGTCTTCGTGCTGCTCGCCATCCCCTTCTGCGTGTTCATGGGGTCGTGGCAGCTGAGCCGGTTCGAGGACCGGATGCAGGACCATCGCGCGGCGACCGAGCGGATCGACCCGGCGGACCGGGCCCCGGCGCGGCCGCTGGACGAGCTGCTGCCGGTGGACAAGGAGACCTCGGGCGAGCCGGCCACCGTGACCGGGCGGTACGGCGAGCAGCTCCTGGTGCCCAACCGTGAAGTGGACGGCAGGACCGGCTACTACGTGCTGACGCTGCTGCGCACCGACGAGGGCAAGGCCCTGCCCGTCGTACGGGGCTGGCTGCCCGGCACCGCCGACCCCGACCGGGCCCCGGCGGCGCCGTCCGGCGAGGTCACCGTCACCGGTTCGCTGCAGGCGTCCGAGACCCCGGGGTCGAACGGCGTGCCCGTCCAGGGCGGGCTCCCGGCCGGGCAGACCTCGGCGATCAGCGCGGCGACGCTGGTGAACCTGGTGCCGGACGATCTGTACGACGCCTGGATCACCCTCGACAAGGCCGACTCGGGCATGAAGGCCGTCCCGGCGACCACCCCGCAGGGCTCCGGGCTCGACCTCAAGGCCTTCCAGAACCTCGGCTACACCGGCGAGTGGTTCGTCTTCGCCGGCTTCGTCGTCTTCATGTGGTTCCGCCTGGTCCGCCGCGAGGTCGAGTTCCTCCGCGACGCGGAACTGGGCCTGCTCCCGGCCACCGACCAGTCGGACGACAACCGCACGGACGAGAGCCGCGCGGAAGAGAGCCGAACGGAAGAGAACCGCACGGACGAGAACCTTCCGGACGAGGAAGCCGCGAGCGAAGGCCACCCGGACGAGAACCGCTCCCGGGAAGCCGAGCCGGCCCAGTAG
- a CDS encoding nuclear transport factor 2 family protein produces MTSTTPRADLRRTVESFWAAAEGRDWAAFAETLAEDVVYELPQTRERIRGRERYVEFNREYPGDWHARIERIVAEPGQVVSRVHVTVGLEEMYAISFFTGDEDGRIATVTDFWPESYEPPAGREHLVERY; encoded by the coding sequence ATGACCTCAACGACCCCAAGGGCCGATCTGCGCAGGACCGTCGAGAGTTTCTGGGCCGCCGCCGAGGGGCGGGACTGGGCCGCGTTCGCCGAGACACTGGCGGAGGACGTCGTGTACGAGCTGCCGCAGACACGGGAACGGATACGCGGCAGGGAGCGGTACGTGGAGTTCAACCGGGAGTATCCGGGCGACTGGCACGCCCGGATCGAACGGATCGTCGCGGAGCCGGGGCAGGTCGTCAGCCGGGTGCACGTCACCGTGGGGCTGGAGGAGATGTACGCGATCTCCTTCTTCACGGGGGACGAGGACGGCCGGATAGCGACCGTCACCGACTTCTGGCCCGAGTCGTACGAGCCGCCGGCCGGGCGTGAGCACCTCGTCGAGCGGTACTGA